The Ziziphus jujuba cultivar Dongzao chromosome 12, ASM3175591v1 sequence ttgtgatagtcagagtgcaATCTTTCTCATGAAAgatcagatgtttcacgagaggacgaagcatatagatgttcggtatcattttgtgCATGATGTTATTACATGTGGTGATATTATTGTCAGtaaggtgagtactcatgataatcctaCTAACATGATGGccaaggcacttccagtagccaagtttgagcattgcttggacttggttggtgttcGTTGCTAAGCTATGCCCTTAAGGGATTTTGTGGAAGAGAGTGGTAGCTTCTATtgaagattggagttttgtgtTTTTCCATTCCTTGtatggaattcgtgtcaaggtggaaattgttagagttagtgatcTGAATTCTTATTGACCTACCCAAAAAGCCCGGAGTACGACCTGtttggtgaaatttattttgaagaaaaaaattagggCTCTGTGGTAGTAGTGGAGGTCAAGAGCCGATAGGACCCAGACCATAAAACAGCattttgatgaatatatatatatatatatatatatattattccacCCTCAGGGATTATTATCAGAGGTTAACATCATATTTTATGTGAATTTGTCTGTACATGTAGACATATTATCCCCAAATATATACGGCCAAGAGGTATTGAAAATCTGGATAATTAACAGACCATTTGTTGCCAggttatatgttttttttgacatgtaggtttttttttttttcccttcttttgggAAATATTTCAACATTTAGTTTACatttcccttttatttattattatttttaagggtCTATATATATGGTTGACATGGTAGACTATCCtacaggatatatatatatatatatatatatatatatatcttgaaaaATGCTATTTGTCTATGTCTAAAATAGTCTTGAtacgaaaaatagaacaaaaataatagtaatagaagaataaaatcaaaacacacacagatttacatgAAAAatccttgatgggaaaaaatcATGGGCAAAGAAAGGtaaagtttttattcataaaacttAGTATAAAGGTGAGCAAACAGAGAGGTAAATACTCAATACATCTGAAAACCcctgaaaatatatgtatattatatggaCGGGATAAATCTTAAAATTGGATAGGTCCGTACCAATGatgaagcaatatatatattgcttgtaACCTCACAAAGGAAGTAATGGTTACAGCTTTTGTTATGGTTTGTCACTGCTTGCGACCCCATAAATGAAGTCACCATCATGGCTTTGGTTATTGGTTCATCTTATAATAATTTCTGCGACATTTAATTGAAATCTCCATTTGTGAATACATTTATAGAAGATCAggttccaaagaaaaaaaaaaggtaaaatttatGTGGTTTCTATTGAAATTTGGGATATCACTTTAAAATGTTCTATATCAATATCAATTTGTTTACATTTTAGCCtaacttttaataatattcactaaaattttcaaaatttctatcaaaatttttacaaaattttggaaacatctattaaatttgattttttaaattttttatcaaaaaaaaactttagaaaCATGATTGATGTCTAGttaatttaaagataaaatctttaataatttaagaaaaattaatattaaaagatatagagtatatcctatttttttaaattaacataATGATATCTTTTTGGGATTGTTTTAAAGACTtgactttaaaattttatttgtaaattagatGAATTtagtataatatcaaaattcTAGTAAAgtaaaatgaagaaagagattAAGAAAGAAGGTTTTAAAGACTTTACATCACTATGGTTCGGCCCAGAAAATTCTTAACAATTTTAACTTATTCAAAACTATTGACAACTAGATTtagatctaaaaaaataaataaataaataaataaaagaggaaaACTGATGGGGAGGAAGACTTGAAGAACTTTGAATTCAAATGAGTGTTGAACATCACGTGCCTTTCCCGTGCCCACATGCCTGTCAACTTCAGCGTTGGAATGCATCACGTCACTCACTTATTTTGCttggttttgtttatttgttttaattagcTTACTTCTCCCATATAAGCGAATAAGATTTGAACTAGCTTTGTAATTTTTAGATTCAGTGTCCAGACCGTTGCTTAGAATGGTTCGTTTTGTACAAGGACCACATTTAATAATTCCTCCACTGTCAAAACTTGAAGCTCAAGAAAGCTATTATCTTATAAATTCTATGACGCCCGTTGACTCTCATCGCATTTGAGTTGCTCAATTGGgttatttcttttcatttgaTTTGCTGCTCCACCAAATTAGGGGAAGTAAATAAGACTAACATTCAAAAACCCAAATTCTTTTACTCGAGAGAGTGCTTGTTAACTGAAGGTTACAAGTTGACAAATTCTAGTATATACAAGgcttaaaatatcaataattttcatgattatttcaacaaaatttcaattttttcaataggTCGATaggaaatttaaatttcaaaaagaaattgctAAAATTTCTGCATCTTCCATCAAATTGAAATCTTCAGTATTTTTCTAAGGCTTctgttcatatatttatatatatacacacatattaattcattcacattttggtcaaaatttccataaatacTATCGaattttcttccaaaatttctagaaaaattttagaaatatatatatatatatatatatatatcaaatttaactttgttaacttttttatccaaaaaatagaagttttaatgaaatttatttaaagttaaaatataaaatatagtattataagataaattaattattaaaagacatagaatacatttattttattatttttaaatttcaacaacATGATgatatcttaaatatttttgcaaatagCCAAGGGGTAAACGaatgaaattgaatatcattgcATATCACATATCAACTGaaaataagtagaataaataatattgttagaTCCATATGGTTAGcattttagttattaaaaacaaaattatcaacGGAATAcatctttttttcattatttttcatattatacATTTAGAAACTAGAACGAGAAAGAAAGCAATAGTTTTTAACCAGTAAAGAACATTATAtggtattgagatgatattgaTGAATGATAATGTAATTGTAAcagttgtattatatattttgactaTTACCATATAGCACAGTTCTTATTAAGTTAATTGCAATCACCTATCAATTGAAAAGTCTATTTTGGCTCAcgtatcaaaataaatattaacattCTGATGATTGGATATCATTTTCTTGAAACTCATCCTTATTGCTTGTGATCCACATCATAGATGGGGGAAAAAATGTAAGATTAATTTGTATATTAGCTGGACTTAAGTTTTTAGTCAAAACAGATTTCCATTACTTGTTGAACACTAGTTGTTTAGGCTTTCCATCTTTCACTGAAGATCTAATTATCTAGATACAAGCCTTTTAAGATACTAGAAGCAAAACGTCTTGTAAAGGCTTTCCATCACATTGTTCTGTAATGCGACCGACCAGCTCATTACGAATATGATCGACAATTATTTAGAGCGTCTCTGATattggaaaacaaaattatagtaTTGGCTTTAGATATGAAAGTTGCTAAGACTTATGGCACTTCCCCTGTCTAGCTCTCTGTTTCAGTACTAAAGTTTTCAAGCAATTTTTGGTTGTCTGCGTTAGACTATCATAAGGAACAATTTCACATTATAAAAAATGTGAACTAGATGATCTAAATAATTGCTCCGTTAAAGGTTGCTTTTAGAGATTCTATGATCAATGCAAGTATATACATGTGAGGCCGATAATGCTCTTTCCTTGTAGAACAAATAGTAAGGGTTTTAGCTTACAGAGAGGGAACTGTTATTatgtacttaagaaaacacaaaCAATATGAAATCAGCTTCATCACCTTACCACTTGCCATCTTTCTTTTCTCACACTTCTGTAACATGTATTTGTGCATTTCCTAGTTAGCGACAGCCCATTTTATAGCCAAACATTTGGATGAAAAAGTATATTCacaatgacaaaatgaaaaTGTGGCGTGCTTGCTGCTCAGCGTGGATGATAAACCACCAAAGAAAATATATGTCTTCTGTGAAATTTTCAGCACATGTACGCATCGTATCACCACGTACACATCAAGATACAAAATAATGCCATTGTAATAACCATCACGAACATTAATGATCAAAACTTTTGATAAAATACATTATTGTCATTGAAATTATTGCCATATAAGGGCACTTCCCCTGTTTTATCTCTGTTTCagtaatgaaaattttcaaacaatttttGGTTGTTTGTGTTCCAATGACTTCCTCATAGAgcaatttaaaagataaaaaaataaataaataaataaaaattaaaaattaaaaaatttacaaacatAGATGATCTAATTTACAAGAATCGGAATGTTGTGATTTAGAGAATAATTTCACATTTCTGACTCATCACTAACACAAAGTAGAACAAATCGGCCCATATTAGAGTTAAGCATCATTGGTTTAGTATCAATTGTCACTCACAACGGATCAAATAAGAAGATATTTTTAACTGGTAGATCCATGTTCTCAATAATATGCTCTAGATGCAAGATAAAGAAGAATAATGTCACACCTTATATAATACATTGAGCTCAACGAGCTTCAAGTATAGTTATGGTAACGCTATTCAAAGAAACAGCTTCTCCTGATCTTGATGTTGAAGAGTTGGCATCATGAGAGGTCTGCTGTTGGAAAATAAATGCAGGTGTGTTAGGTGGAGGAAGAGTGGTATCATTAGTCAACATGGAAATAACCTCCGACATGGTTGGCCGGTCTGTTGCACCTTCCTGCACACATAGTAGCCCAATGTGGATGCATTTTGAAACCTCATCCTGAGCTGAAAACGGCTGACACAGTGTTGGATCAACTATATCCAACACTCTTCCTTCCTTCCATAACTCCCACATCTATATTACCCAAAAAGCAATTAATACTATGTTCATTTGTTTAAGTCACCAAGGTCTGCTAAAATAAGATTGACTTTCATAAATAGTTTGAAATGGTTTTTATTATGtgcatttattgttattttttcttttaagcttTTCCCTAACTATAATTTGAAACAAATTCTAGAAATAAAAACTTCAAGAAAAGTACTTAAAGAACATGATCCCAAAATGAAAAACATAGATATCACAAAGTGAacattaagaaaaacaaaacttacATGTCCAATGAGATTCGGGAATGGGCTTCCATTGATATAGTCAGTATTCTTCCTACCAGTAATGATCTCTAGAAGCAAAACACCAAAGCTGAATACATCTGATTTAGTTGAATATAGCCCTTGCATTGCATACTCCGGTGACATGTAACCACTGCAGTTATATAAggacaaaaaaaccaaaaaaaaaaaacaaaaaaaaaagaaaaaaaagaaaagcatctAATCTCAGTTCAGCCTTCGTCTAATTAGGTGAATCATGAATGAATTTGAGCACTTACTATGTACCGACTACTCTTTTTGTTCTTGCTTGGATTTGGTCGTCATTAAACATCCTAGCCATTCCAAAATctgaaatttttggattcattGTAGAATCTAGTAGAACGTTGCTAGCTTTTAGATCCCTGTGGATGATTTTCAGTCTGGAATCTTGGTGAAGATATAAGATACCTCGAGCAATTCCAATAACAATTTCGAACCGCTTTGTCCAGTCCAAATTTGACCCTGTTCTTGCATCTGGAAAGTATAGCAGGAAAGCTTCAGTCTAGAATGCTTAGATAAAAATGTAATCGCATGATGGGAACAAtaatattcatgtttttatcggCGTGGCTTTAGTAAACTAGTAGTTGTTTAAAAAGTTCTTACCAAATATGAAGTAATCCAAGCTTTTGTTTGGCAAGTATTCGTATATTAACATCTTCTCATCTTTATGGATGCAACAACCCAAAAGGCCCACTAGATTTCTGTGCTGTAGCTTTGCTATCACTGTGACTTCATTCTTAAACTCTTGCATTCCTTGTcctgaatattttgataatctTTTCACAGCTATCTCTTGTCCACTAACTAGTTGACCCTAAAATCACACACCagtttatgtatatttatatgtaaatcCTCTCTCCCTAGCTATCATACTCTGGCTAATCAAACTGTTTCAGTTCTGATTAGACACAATTTGCCCTTGTAAATGTGGtactaaatattaatcaaagagCACTAAATGGAAGCcatgagaaataaaaagaagtaatatgatttttaaatacttCTCAATGTTCTAGAGTAATTATTACCTTATAGACTGAACCAAATCCACCTTGTCCAAGCTTATTTATAACAGAGAAATTGTCCGTGGCAGTAATTAAGGTTCTTAGATCAAAAAATGGTAAATCCAGATGCCTTTTACTCTTTGCAAGATTCCTCTCCTCGGAGGATTCTCCAGAAGTAATGTTATCGTTGAGGAAGAAATTATGTTGCCCTTGACAGAAAAACAGAATTATCACACACGTTTCAACTCTTTTTTTACAGAACAAGTGATAACAGAgaaataaaacattaaataatttaatctttatatatatatatatatatatatatatatgtctctggctttctttttttacttgaaGATTGAATCCTTGAATTTACTTTGTGTCGCTACAGCAATTTTCACCGGCTAAAAACCAAAGGCCATATAGCAAATAAAACACATAATCTTTCAACATAAAAGGGTaagcaaaattaaatattgtttagAATACAATTACTTTGACCTATTGTTCAGTTGTTTCATGAATCAGAAAGTGAAAATAGAAAGGTTTGCAATCTTAGTAGAAAACAAAAGTGTAACAAAAAAGTGTGACAtaccttttcttttcctctttagAAACCAATATGCAAAAAAGATGATGCTGAACAAAACTGAGACAACTGAGACTATCAATATAGTGGCAAGCAAACGTTTAGATTTCTTTGTATATTTGGCTGCATAAAAACTATACTAATTAGTTGAAAATAAGAATGCAATTAAATATAAGGAAATTTAGCATGTTCAGAAGAAAGTACATAAATCATGCTCATTAACGCGAACATATAAATCTTGACCATCACCAGCTGTGAGCTTTCTGGTATCAATTAAATTGCCATGCCAAAGTATACATCCACTGCCTTTTTCACTAATGTTAGCTCTGGCATAAGCCGTGCAATTGCAGTTCCTCAAGCACTCCTTCTCACATGCTTTCAAGCTCAAACCACTGCTAATCACTTCAACTCTAGACGTATCGGGAACTTTCACATTTGCAAGTTTCACAAACCCTTCACCTTTCCTGCAAATCAATGACCCTGGCTTCCTTACACAGCCATGGTTTGCATCTCTCA is a genomic window containing:
- the LOC107428204 gene encoding G-type lectin S-receptor-like serine/threonine-protein kinase RKS1 isoform X2 — protein: MNQYNFSMQIFSTKSSATHLNHIVMNYFTHAMIHYALLLFIIFRLCTCLDTISIKTNPIRDTDNTVLVSSGKTFALGFFGKPNYRYVGIWYHTIPGQTVVWVANRDNPITDSSGFLSIDTTNGNLVLYHNSNINQTDDVVWSANASSSACSPASDCVAQLLDSGNLVLLHNINKQVIWQSFDHPTNTMLPNMKLGIDRRTGLKRFLTSWKSEDDPGIGNYSYSIDPSGSPHLILYKGQIRWWRSGPWNGMMWNGVPASATDFNASFVNDNNEISQMWDVLDSSIFSRIVVNESGMVQLFIWYEGAERRWNELWSAPTDRCDKYGHCSAFGLCDTSTPTQFECTCLPGYEPRSPTEWYMRDANHGCVRKPGSLICRKGEGFVKLANVKVPDTSRVEVISSGLSLKACEKECLRNCNCTAYARANISEKGSGCILWHGNLIDTRKLTAAKYTKKSKRLLATILIVSVVSVLFSIIFFAYWFLKRKRKGQHNFFLNDNITSGESSEERNLAKSKRHLDLPFFDLRTLITATDNFSVINKLGQGGFGSVYKGQLVSGQEIAVKRLSKYSGQGMQEFKNEVTVIAKLQHRNLVGLLGCCIHKDEKMLIYEYLPNKSLDYFIFDARTGSNLDWTKRFEIVIGIARGILYLHQDSRLKIIHRDLKASNVLLDSTMNPKISDFGMARMFNDDQIQARTKRVVGTYGYMSPEYAMQGLYSTKSDVFSFGVLLLEIITGRKNTDYINGSPFPNLIGHMWELWKEGRVLDIVDPTLCQPFSAQDEVSKCIHIGLLCVQEGATDRPTMSEVISMLTNDTTLPPPNTPAFIFQQQTSHDANSSTSRSGEAVSLNSVTITILEAR
- the LOC107428204 gene encoding G-type lectin S-receptor-like serine/threonine-protein kinase RKS1 isoform X1, producing MNQYNFSMQIFSTKSSATHLNHIVMNYFTHAMIHYALLLFIIFRLCTCLDTISIKTNPIRDTDNTVLVSSGKTFALGFFGKPNYRYVGIWYHTIPGQTVVWVANRDNPITDSSGFLSIDTTNGNLVLYHNSNINQTDDVVWSANASSSACSPASDCVAQLLDSGNLVLLHNINKQVIWQSFDHPTNTMLPNMKLGIDRRTGLKRFLTSWKSEDDPGIGNYSYSIDPSGSPHLILYKGQIRWWRSGPWNGMMWNGVPASATDFNASFVNDNNEISQMWDVLDSSIFSRIVVNESGMVQLFIWYEGAERRWNELWSAPTDRCDKYGHCSAFGLCDTSTPTQFECTCLPGYEPRSPTEWYMRDANHGCVRKPGSLICRKGEGFVKLANVKVPDTSRVEVISSGLSLKACEKECLRNCNCTAYARANISEKGSGCILWHGNLIDTRKLTAGDGQDLYVRVNEHDLSKYTKKSKRLLATILIVSVVSVLFSIIFFAYWFLKRKRKGQHNFFLNDNITSGESSEERNLAKSKRHLDLPFFDLRTLITATDNFSVINKLGQGGFGSVYKGQLVSGQEIAVKRLSKYSGQGMQEFKNEVTVIAKLQHRNLVGLLGCCIHKDEKMLIYEYLPNKSLDYFIFDARTGSNLDWTKRFEIVIGIARGILYLHQDSRLKIIHRDLKASNVLLDSTMNPKISDFGMARMFNDDQIQARTKRVVGTYGYMSPEYAMQGLYSTKSDVFSFGVLLLEIITGRKNTDYINGSPFPNLIGHMWELWKEGRVLDIVDPTLCQPFSAQDEVSKCIHIGLLCVQEGATDRPTMSEVISMLTNDTTLPPPNTPAFIFQQQTSHDANSSTSRSGEAVSLNSVTITILEAR